A single genomic interval of Hydractinia symbiolongicarpus strain clone_291-10 chromosome 8, HSymV2.1, whole genome shotgun sequence harbors:
- the LOC130655535 gene encoding tetraspanin-33-like has protein sequence MADTDNLMTGNPRSHKGENKVSRVLKYCLLCFAMFFWIIGALFIAIGGYTTSQKTGYEELADLASDPGIILAALGVLIFIVSSFGVLGALRENICLLNYYKLLLMLTLVFEVFCGITAFAFWPEVKKLVDKNLSLAIEKYNVNVDLRNMIDKVQRELECCGSLTIDDWDSNPYFTCLNKESYRSCGVPWSCCLKKYEQNRQCGYGVRKNRVHVKLSNEIYTIGCLDKGFEFFRKNLGLVAILAICFSLPLIIGMFMTHMLANQIVAQIGVLNKQNVYL, from the coding sequence ATGGCTGACACTGATAACTTGATGACTGGAAACCCTCGATCACATAAAGGGGAAAACAAAGTATCCCGTGTGTTGAAGTATTGTCTACTATGTTTTGCAATGTTCTTTTGGATTATTGGGGCCCTATTTATAGCAATTGGAGGCTATACTACATCGCAAAAAACAGGGTATGAAGAGCTAGCTGATCTTGCATCAGATCCTGGTATTATTCTAGCTGCTCTGGGTGTTTTGATCTTCATTGTGTCATCTTTTGGGGTTCTTGGTGCTCTGAGGGAAAATATTTGCTTACTGAATTATTATAaattgttgttgatgttgaCCCTGGTGTTTGAAGTGTTCTGTGGGATTACTGCTTTTGCCTTTTGGCCTGAAGTTAAGAAATTGGTTGACAAGAATTTATCCCTTGCTATTGAAAAATACAACGTTAATGTTGACCTACGAAACATGATTGATAAAGTTCAAAGAGAGCTTGAATGTTGTGGTAGTCTTACAATAGATGATTGGGACAGCAATCCATACTTCACCTGCCTAAACAAAGAAAGTTATCGTTCATGTGGAGTACCATGGTCTTGCTGCCTGAAGAAATATGAACAAAATCGGCAGTGTGGATACGGTGTCAGAAAAAATAGAGTCCATGTTAAGCTTTCAAATGAAATCTACACTATTGGCTGTTTGGATAAAGGTTTTGAATTTTTCAGGAAAAATCTTGGGCTAGTTGCTATTTTGGCGATATGTTTTTCCCTACCTTTAATCATTGGCATGTTTATGACACACATGTTGGCCAATCAAATAGTTGCTCAAATTGGTGTACTTAATAAACAGAATGtatatttgtaa
- the LOC130653885 gene encoding QRFP-like peptide receptor, which translates to MVAWSLYKQKRNRIDMIFLIVSASDIFVGLLSIPMILLRISISDIFTLCHLMPVVEFFAVFPCGLSIWLTAYLSIERYLLLIHPIIYRKCIKSSRSISLTAFVCISIIFYAAFVSYRTHQAITLVSISQVINKRKFLDKVPQFLQWSAEVLFIVGSALINFKLYIHVRKEARNMKGNRHCKSAPSDALNMAIGRIIFAMIICELPHITLTFLDLFYIIDTKELKLRVVYWVLLLLYCRGFLNAVILLRSSKLRRK; encoded by the coding sequence ATGGTGGCGTGGTCGTTGTACAAACAAAAACGAAATAGAATTgatatgatttttttaattgtaagCGCTTCTGATATTTTTGTTGGACTGCTATCAATACCAATGATCTTGCTTCGAATTTCGATTTCAGATATTTTTACCCTTTGCCACTTGATGCCTGTGGTAGAATTCTTTGCAGTATTTCCATGCGGACTTTCAATCTGGCTAACGGCGTATTTATCAATTGAGCGATATCTCCTATTGATTCACCCGATAATTTATCGCAAATGTATAAAAAGTTCACGCAGTATTTCACTAACAGCATTTGTTTGTATCAGTATCATTTTTTATGCTGCTTTCGTCAGTTACAGAACGCACCAAGCTATCACGCTAGTTTCTATATCCCAAGTTATTAATAAACGGAAGTTTCTTGATAAAGTGCCGCAATTTTTACAATGGAGTGCTGAAGTGCTATTCATAGTTGGTAGTGCTCTTATAAACTTCAAACTATATATTCACGTGAGAAAAGAAGCAAGGAATATGAAAGGCAATCGACATTGCAAATCTGCTCCAAGTGATGCTTTAAATATGGCTATCGGGAGAATAATTTTTGCCATGATCATCTGTGAATTACCACATATTACCTTAACTTTTCTTGACCTGTTCTACATAATCGACACCAAGGAACTTAAATTAAGAGTAGTGTACTGGGTACTGCTGTTGTTATACTGCCGTGGTTTTCTAAACGCTGTTATTTTGCTACGATCATCAAAGTTGCGAAGGAAGTAG
- the LOC130655536 gene encoding folate receptor gamma-like: MKTCLATIIAIFLLNIVATEDILNKCISSKNHKLLPGPEGRALSAFHCQAWNNHSCCTWNTTSSIDKDGTLSLYNMLWDQCPQKRNMSKKCKRHFEKDTCFYECSPNLGPWIKVDPISKVTRKERVVNVPICASDCDQWYHDCMFDYTCNDNWGLNWNWKKKGTTDMCPKSCKTFREYFSGPKQFCELIFNHSLKYETDEDKCMNLSPVGSKNVNVARQKAAEMYGKSSSVVVKWDTVALFVCFYLFSNIVL, translated from the coding sequence ATGAAGACCTGCTTAGCGACTATCATAGCTATATTTTTACTAAATATTGTAGCAACTGAAGATATTCTTAACAAATGTATCTCATCAAAAAACCACAAATTGTTACCTGGTCCAGAGGGAAGGGCATTGTCAGCATTTCACTGCCAAGCATGGAACAATCACTCCTGTTGCACATGGAATACAACATCTTCGATTGACAAAGATGGAACTCTTTCGCTTTACAACATGTTATGGGATCAATGTccacaaaaaagaaacatgtCCAAGAAATGCAAGCGTCACTTTGAAAAGGATACTTGTTTTTATGAATGCTCGCCAAACTTGGGACCTTGGATTAAAGTTGACCCAATTTCTAAAGTGACTCGGAAAGAAAGAGTTGTGAATGTGCCAATATGTGCAAGCGATTGCGATCAATGGTATCATGATTGTATGTTCGATTACACCTGCAACGATAACTGGGGTTTAAACTGGAATTGGAAGAAAAAGGGCACTACTGATATGTGTCCCAAATCGTGCAAAACCTTTCGAGAATACTTCTCTGGACCAAAGCAATTTTGTGAACTCATTTTTAACCATTCATTGAAGTATGAAACTGATGAAGACAAATGTATGAATCTTTCACCAGTTGGTtctaaaaatgtaaatgttGCAAGGCAAAAAGCTGCTGAAATGTATGGGAAGAGTAGTTCTGTGGTTGTTAAATGGGATACTGTAgccctttttgtttgtttttacctgTTTTCTAACATTGTtttataa
- the LOC130655007 gene encoding uncharacterized protein LOC130655007: MNDIVKNTELFVNILGMSRTSAVQKWDREAFQRAFRWAHYFEQVHKKTKSKSHVVEKISKHLTDACSQIDSKIGLSPLSYTDLPSASAILRKNLLENPYLSNDFYLELVSQFHSQPEEKENFKSQLHSLSKLKATLQILQLIQKRFEDCAVSERDKDSGIADDDTTELKMGELAVTKGQITANAVLLRKCLLNVIKQAPSLCNERKFQLHNKLENMIRHERGVDVLLLSLICDDKDAEVSNYLLSFIEDILVPKWKENWKGFLQLPLSKLFSQCFVVYSDFKRVYFDLMQHCGKKLQEEIEKHDFVLLMEKSDCSPNEQMCKYYYFLFHNLLQTLSQTNLECEMQVEAFVRKQCEGLSDHTVTESNVWRKLSHDMMVSSAI; encoded by the exons ATGAATGATATAGTTAAAAATACAGAACTTTTTGTTAACATCTTGGGTATGTCCAGAACTTCTGCTGTTCAAAAATGGGATCGAGAAGCATTTCAACGAGCATTCAGATGGGCTCATTATTTTGAACAG gtGCACAAAAAAACTAAATCAAAAAGTCATGTTGTAGAGAAGATTTCGAAACATTTAACAGACGCTTGTAGTCAAATTGATAGTAAAATTGGTCTCTCACCACTGTCCTATACTGACCTGCCAAGCGCCTCAGCTATTTTACGGAAAAATCTCTTGGAGAATCCTTATTTGAGTAATGATTTCTATTTGGAGTTAGTCAGTCAATTTCACTCACAACCAGAAGAAAAGGAAAACTTTAAAAGCCAACTACATTCTTTATCAAAGCTGAAAGCAACTTTACAAATATTGCAACTGATACAAAAACGTTTTGAAGATTGTGCTGTAAGTGAGCGAGACAAAGACAGTGGTATTGCAGATGATGACACTACTGAACTAAAAATGGGAGAGTTAGCTGTGACCAAAGGACAAATTACCGCCAATGCAGTTTTACTGAGGAAAtgtcttttaaatgttattaaaCAAG CCCCTTCGTTATGCAATGAAAGGAAATTCCAGTTGCACAATAAACTTGAGAATATGATAAGACATGAGAGAGGTGTTGACGTGCTGTTGCTGTCTTTGATTTGTGATGACAAAGATGCTGAAGTATCGAATTATCTGTTGTCATTTATCGAAG ataTTTTGGTGCCAAAATGGAAAGAGAACTGGAAAGGGTTTTTGCAGTTACCTCTATCAAAGCTTTTCTCTCAGTGTTTTGTTGTGTATTCAGACTTCAAGAGGGTGTACTTTGATTTGATGCAACATTGTGGCAAAAAATTGCaagaagaaattgaaaaacACGATTTTGTGTTACTTATGGAGAA ATCCGATTGCTCGCCCAATGAACAGATGTGCAAGTATtactattttctttttcataacTTGTTACAAACACTCTCACAAACGAATCTTGAATGCGAAATGCAGGTCGAAGCGTTTGTGAGAAAACAGTGCGAAGGGCTTAGTGATCACACGGTGACTGAGTCGAATGTTTGGAGAAAACTGTCACATGACATGATGGTGTCTTCTgctatttaa
- the LOC130655018 gene encoding uncharacterized protein LOC130655018 — MRVINPPGGKCNINLFEEEPEPPNIIPINKCQEARMKSQVFCSVKNEESESTKSVNNNERIIDRSESNGASTPPKETDIATEPLSGIFPCAPWSPMKVQQKRQSPFALRNNQSHIF; from the exons ATGAG AGTTATTAATCCACCAGGTGGTAAATGTAACATTAATTTATTTGAAGAGGAGCCAGAGCCTCCGAATATAATCCCCATCAACAAATGCCAGGAAGCCAGAATGAAATCACAAGTATTTTGCAGCGTTAAGAACGAGGAGTCTGAATCGACGAAATCTGTAAACAACAACGAACGCATAATTGATAGAAGTGAATCAAATGGCGCCTCAACGCCACCAAAGGAGACCGACATAGCAACTGAACCGTTATCTGGTATATTTCCTTGTGCACCGTGGTCACCAATGAAAGTTCAACAGAAACGGCAATCTCCATTTGCACTACGAAACAACCAGTCACATATCTTTTGA